Proteins encoded together in one Eublepharis macularius isolate TG4126 chromosome 2, MPM_Emac_v1.0, whole genome shotgun sequence window:
- the JDP2 gene encoding jun dimerization protein 2, protein MMPGQIPDPSLTAGALPGLGPLTGLPGTTLTAEELKYADIRNIGAMISPLHFLEVKLGKRPQPVKSELDEEEERRKRRREKNKVAAARCRNKKKERTEFLQRESERLELMNAELKAQIEELKQERQQLILMLNRHRPTCIVRTDSVKTPESEANPLLEQLEKK, encoded by the exons ATGATGCCAGGGCAGATTCCAGACCCATCCCTCACAGCTGGTGCTCTGCCGGGCCTTGGCCCCTTGACGGGACTACCTGGTACCACCTTGACAGCAGAAGAGCTCAAGTATGCTGACATTCGCAACATTGGAGCCATGATCTCACCACtgcatttcctggaagtgaaacTGGGGAAAAGACCTCAGCCAGTGAAAAGTGAG CTAGATGAagaagaggaaaggaggaaaaggcGCCGAGAGAAGAATAAAGTAGCTGCGGCTCGATGTCGGAATAAAAAGAAGGAGAGGACCGAGTTCCTGCAGCGG GAATCCGAGCGCCTGGAGCTCATGAACGCCGAGCTGAAAGCCCAGATAGAGGAGCTGaagcaggagaggcagcagctgATCTTGATGCTGAACCGCCACCGCCCCACTTGCATTGTGCGGACAGATAGCGTCAAAACACCCGAGAGCGAAGCCAACCCACTGCTTGAACAGCTAGAGAAGAAATGA